A genomic segment from Propionibacteriaceae bacterium ZF39 encodes:
- a CDS encoding cysteine desulfurase family protein — protein sequence MRTYLDHAASSPIVPEAVQAFTARLGSAGNASSLHTSGRAARAVLEDAREQLADDLGAHPTEVVFTSGGTEADNLAIQGAWRARPAGTIGRRDRLIRSAVEHPAVTETMTALEREGADVAVVGVDRECVLDLEALAAALTVPTMLTSVMWVNNETGTVQPIDEVVALARNADSWVHSDAIQAVGHVPVHFADSGLDLLSVSAHKVGGPVGIGALLARRELPLRAYAFGGGQERDLRSGTAAPALAAAFAAAVHRAVKNLEAETERLARLTDRLRFAIHLFGGVSNGRPGSPGILNVSFPGVRADNLLMLLDAAGIDCSTGSACTAGVNQPSPVLLAMGRSEDEALESLRFSLGWNSHAGDMQRAVEALPQALRRARLAAGGPDTEIVALDG from the coding sequence ATGCGTACCTATTTGGATCACGCCGCGTCCTCGCCGATCGTGCCCGAGGCGGTCCAGGCGTTCACGGCCCGGCTCGGTTCCGCCGGGAATGCGTCGTCCCTGCACACCAGCGGCCGCGCAGCCCGTGCGGTGCTGGAGGACGCCCGCGAACAGCTGGCCGATGATCTCGGGGCGCATCCGACGGAGGTGGTGTTCACGTCCGGAGGCACGGAGGCCGACAATTTGGCGATCCAGGGCGCCTGGCGGGCACGTCCGGCGGGCACGATCGGGCGCAGGGACCGGCTGATCCGCTCTGCGGTCGAACACCCCGCCGTCACCGAGACCATGACGGCTCTTGAGCGCGAGGGCGCGGATGTCGCCGTCGTCGGGGTGGATCGCGAGTGCGTTCTCGATCTCGAAGCCCTGGCCGCGGCGCTCACGGTTCCGACCATGCTGACGTCGGTCATGTGGGTCAACAACGAGACCGGCACGGTTCAGCCCATCGACGAGGTCGTGGCCCTGGCCCGCAACGCGGACTCGTGGGTGCACAGTGACGCGATCCAGGCGGTCGGCCATGTCCCGGTTCATTTCGCCGACTCCGGCCTCGACCTGCTGTCCGTGTCGGCCCACAAGGTGGGCGGCCCCGTCGGGATCGGCGCACTCCTCGCGCGCCGCGAACTCCCGCTGCGGGCGTACGCCTTCGGCGGCGGTCAGGAGCGCGACCTGCGTTCGGGCACTGCGGCCCCCGCACTGGCGGCGGCCTTCGCTGCAGCGGTGCACCGAGCGGTGAAGAATCTTGAGGCCGAGACCGAGCGGCTCGCCCGGCTGACCGACCGGCTCCGTTTCGCGATCCATCTGTTCGGCGGCGTCTCGAACGGACGCCCGGGTTCGCCCGGCATCCTCAACGTGTCATTCCCGGGCGTTCGGGCCGACAATCTGCTCATGCTGCTGGACGCCGCGGGGATCGACTGCTCGACCGGCTCCGCCTGCACGGCCGGGGTGAACCAGCCCAGCCCCGTGCTCCTCGCGATGGGGCGTAGCGAGGACGAAGCCCTCGAATCCCTGCGGTTCTCCCTGGGCTGGAACAGCCACGCGGGTGACATGCAGCGCGCCGTCGAGGCGCTGCCCCAGGCGCTGCGCCGGGCCCGGCTGGCGGCCGGTGGTCCGGACACGGAGATCGTTGCCCTGGACGGGTAA
- the glgP gene encoding alpha-glucan family phosphorylase, whose amino-acid sequence MLPEPLRPLDELSRNLRWAWHQETKELFRAIDPALWESVRADPIQLLSQVDPARLEMLAADTRFVRNLQRAQADLHEYLSGDLWFQEYARENDAPTSIAYFSAEFGISEVLPIYSGGLGILAGDHLKSASDLGVPIIGVGLLYRHGYFRQSLNADGWQQEWYPNLDTSSLPIRPLLEGDSQIVIEVELRGRPLKAAVWIAEVGRVPLLLLDADVEGNDDMHMITDRLYGGGTDHRLAQEVLLGIGGVRAVREFCRISGHATPDVYHCNEGHAGFLGLERIREYMADGLDFDSAVEKTRAGNVFTTHTPVPAGIDRFPRELIVDQFSHFGNLPLERILEFGAEDYAGGDPGRFNMAVMGFRLGQRANGVSELHGEVSREMFHGLWPAFDTSEVPIGSITNGVHHRTWIHPELLELLESPVSDSESVIDGYDWQAINRVDPHTIWALKRQMRGDLVAMARQRLTASCHDRGINSDWVAQALDPHILTLGFARRGASYKRLTLMLRDPERLRRLLLDPDHPLQIVIAGKSHPADDTGKSLIQQMVQFADAEDIRHRIVFLPDYDISLARPLYPGCDVWMNNPLRPYEACGTSGMKAALNGAGNLSIRDGWWDEWYSPDWGWEIPSAENVSDPVARDEVEARYLYEIIENEIVPRFYDRDPNGVPLRWVRMMCDTISGLGPKVLASRMVSDYVTRLYAPAAAADRAVTTERAVELAAWKQRVRAAWPALSVDQVDVSASGVMQLGESFEATALIQLGELQPEDVEVQLVAGTVDAHDEIHDVRRYVMSDWVDVGNGVRRYSFVKALQHTGSIGFTVRVVPRHELLVTDAELGVATLPQGGL is encoded by the coding sequence GTGCTTCCGGAACCCCTCCGCCCTCTTGACGAACTGTCCAGGAATCTTCGCTGGGCCTGGCATCAGGAGACCAAGGAACTTTTTCGCGCCATCGACCCGGCTCTCTGGGAGAGCGTCCGGGCCGATCCCATCCAGTTGCTGTCGCAGGTCGATCCGGCCCGCCTCGAGATGCTGGCCGCCGACACCAGGTTTGTCCGTAACCTGCAGCGGGCGCAGGCGGATCTCCATGAATACCTGAGTGGCGACCTCTGGTTCCAGGAGTACGCCCGGGAGAACGACGCCCCGACGTCCATCGCGTACTTCTCCGCCGAGTTCGGGATCTCGGAGGTGCTGCCGATCTATTCGGGTGGCCTCGGCATCCTGGCCGGTGACCACCTGAAGTCCGCCTCCGACCTGGGCGTACCCATCATCGGAGTCGGCCTGCTCTATCGCCACGGCTATTTCCGCCAGTCGCTCAACGCAGACGGCTGGCAGCAGGAGTGGTATCCGAATCTCGACACCAGCTCCCTGCCCATCCGCCCCCTGCTCGAGGGGGACAGCCAGATCGTCATCGAGGTCGAGCTCCGGGGACGTCCGCTCAAGGCCGCCGTGTGGATCGCCGAGGTCGGCCGGGTGCCGTTGCTGCTGCTCGATGCCGACGTCGAGGGCAACGACGACATGCACATGATCACCGACCGCCTCTATGGGGGAGGCACCGATCATCGCCTCGCGCAGGAGGTCCTGCTCGGTATCGGTGGCGTCCGGGCGGTGCGGGAGTTCTGCCGCATCAGCGGTCATGCCACGCCGGATGTCTATCACTGCAACGAGGGCCACGCGGGCTTCCTGGGACTGGAGCGCATCCGGGAATACATGGCCGACGGTCTCGACTTCGATTCCGCCGTCGAGAAGACCCGGGCCGGCAACGTGTTCACCACCCACACCCCGGTGCCGGCCGGCATCGACCGCTTCCCGCGGGAACTGATCGTCGACCAGTTCTCCCACTTCGGCAACCTGCCGCTCGAACGCATCCTGGAGTTCGGTGCGGAGGATTATGCGGGCGGCGACCCGGGCCGGTTCAACATGGCGGTCATGGGCTTCCGCCTGGGCCAGCGGGCCAACGGCGTGTCGGAGCTGCACGGTGAGGTGTCGCGCGAGATGTTCCACGGCCTGTGGCCGGCCTTCGACACGTCCGAGGTGCCCATCGGGTCGATCACGAACGGCGTCCACCACCGGACCTGGATCCATCCCGAACTCCTCGAATTGCTCGAGAGCCCCGTGTCGGACAGCGAGAGCGTCATCGACGGGTATGACTGGCAGGCGATCAATCGCGTCGATCCGCACACCATCTGGGCCCTCAAGCGGCAGATGCGCGGGGATCTCGTCGCGATGGCGCGCCAGCGGTTGACCGCGAGCTGCCACGACCGCGGCATCAATTCCGACTGGGTCGCCCAGGCGCTCGATCCCCACATCCTTACCCTGGGCTTCGCCAGGCGCGGCGCGTCCTACAAGCGCCTGACCCTGATGCTCCGGGACCCCGAGCGGTTGCGTCGACTGCTGCTCGATCCGGACCACCCGCTGCAGATCGTCATCGCGGGCAAGTCGCATCCGGCCGATGACACCGGCAAGTCGCTGATCCAGCAGATGGTGCAGTTCGCCGATGCCGAGGACATCCGCCACCGGATCGTGTTCCTGCCCGACTACGACATCTCGCTGGCCCGGCCGCTCTATCCGGGGTGCGATGTCTGGATGAACAATCCGCTGCGGCCCTATGAGGCGTGCGGCACGTCCGGCATGAAGGCGGCCCTGAACGGCGCGGGCAATCTGTCGATCCGGGACGGCTGGTGGGACGAGTGGTACAGCCCCGACTGGGGCTGGGAGATCCCCTCCGCGGAGAACGTCAGCGATCCGGTCGCGCGCGACGAGGTCGAGGCCCGCTACCTCTACGAGATCATCGAGAACGAGATCGTGCCGCGGTTCTATGACCGGGATCCCAACGGTGTTCCCCTGCGATGGGTCCGGATGATGTGCGACACCATCTCCGGCCTCGGACCCAAGGTCCTGGCGTCCCGCATGGTCAGCGACTACGTCACCCGGTTGTACGCCCCAGCGGCCGCGGCGGACCGCGCCGTCACGACGGAACGGGCGGTCGAACTGGCGGCCTGGAAGCAGCGGGTGCGTGCGGCGTGGCCGGCACTGAGTGTCGATCAGGTCGACGTCAGCGCCAGCGGGGTCATGCAGCTCGGCGAGTCGTTCGAGGCGACGGCTCTGATCCAGCTGGGGGAGTTGCAACCGGAGGACGTCGAGGTGCAACTCGTCGCCGGGACGGTCGACGCCCACGACGAGATCCACGACGTGCGGCGCTATGTCATGTCGGACTGGGTCGATGTCGGCAACGGCGTGCGGCGCTATTCCTTCGTCAAGGCCCTCCAGCACACCGGGTCGATCGGCTTCACCGTGCGGGTCGTGCCCAGACACGAGCTCCTCGTGACCGATGCCGAACTCGGCGTGGCGACCCTGCCGCAGGGCGGTCTGTGA
- a CDS encoding alpha-1,4-glucan--maltose-1-phosphate maltosyltransferase: protein MSERGQVIGRIPVTKVSPVLEGGAYAAKATEGELLPIRATVFREGHDAVAATVVLTDPAGRETHVRMQPCEPKGFDRWEALVRPDTAGPWTFRVEGWDDPWATWVHHAEIKLPAGIDVDLVCAEGRALFTEAAEAAYEGASPGAARRLERLAEACIPGADADTLLAEALGDDAQELMAAYAPRRLVSPTPDYPLFVDRHRALFSAWYEFFPRSQGATQDPDTGEWTSGTFDSSHERLEAAAAMGFDVVYLPPIHPIGTQFRKGPNNTLTPAEGDPGSPWAIGNTEGGHDAIHPELGDFDAFDRFVAKANSLGLEVALDFALQASPDHPWVTEHPEWFTERLDGTIAYAENPPKKYQDIYPINFDRDREGIYAECLRIIRLWISHGVKIFRVDNPHTKPVEFWAWLLAEVRRTDPDVLFLAEAFTRPEMMGMLGKVGYQLSYTYFTWRNEKWELEEYVTELSTEMDTFYRPSFWVNTPDINPKFLQTSGPAGFTIRAVLAATLSPSWGMYSGYELFEHEPLKVGGEEYLDSEKYAFRPRDWSGGEQGNLNTLITMLNTVRREQPALQQLRDVHFHHAPNAQVMVYSKRDGDSRVIVVCSLDPRGVQESEVFLDLDELGLDADALFLVRDALTAQTHMWGARNFVRLTPAEPAHIFVVTPV, encoded by the coding sequence GTGAGTGAGCGGGGCCAAGTCATCGGCCGCATCCCCGTGACCAAGGTGTCGCCCGTCCTCGAGGGCGGGGCGTACGCCGCGAAGGCCACCGAAGGCGAACTCCTGCCGATCCGCGCGACCGTGTTCCGGGAGGGACACGATGCCGTCGCGGCGACGGTGGTGCTCACCGATCCCGCGGGCCGCGAAACCCACGTGCGCATGCAGCCCTGCGAGCCCAAGGGTTTCGACCGCTGGGAGGCGCTCGTGCGCCCCGACACCGCCGGTCCCTGGACCTTCCGGGTCGAGGGTTGGGACGATCCCTGGGCCACCTGGGTGCACCACGCCGAGATCAAGCTCCCGGCCGGGATCGATGTCGACCTCGTCTGCGCCGAGGGCCGCGCCCTTTTCACCGAAGCCGCCGAGGCCGCCTATGAGGGGGCGTCCCCGGGTGCGGCGCGTCGGCTCGAGCGGCTGGCCGAGGCCTGCATTCCCGGCGCCGATGCCGACACTTTGCTCGCCGAGGCGCTGGGAGATGACGCCCAGGAGCTGATGGCGGCGTACGCCCCGCGGCGACTCGTCAGCCCGACGCCGGACTATCCGCTGTTCGTCGACCGGCACCGGGCCCTCTTCAGTGCGTGGTATGAGTTTTTCCCGCGCTCGCAGGGTGCCACGCAGGATCCGGACACCGGGGAGTGGACGTCGGGCACGTTCGACTCCTCCCACGAACGCCTCGAAGCCGCCGCCGCGATGGGCTTCGACGTCGTCTACCTGCCGCCGATCCATCCGATCGGTACGCAGTTCCGCAAGGGGCCCAACAACACGCTGACCCCGGCCGAGGGCGATCCGGGCTCGCCGTGGGCCATCGGCAACACCGAGGGTGGCCACGACGCGATTCACCCCGAGCTCGGTGACTTCGACGCGTTCGACCGTTTCGTCGCCAAAGCGAACTCGCTGGGCCTGGAGGTCGCCCTCGACTTCGCCCTGCAGGCCTCCCCCGATCACCCGTGGGTCACCGAGCATCCCGAGTGGTTCACCGAGCGCCTCGACGGCACGATTGCGTACGCCGAGAATCCGCCGAAGAAATATCAGGACATCTATCCGATCAACTTCGATCGCGACCGCGAGGGCATCTACGCCGAATGCCTGCGGATCATCAGGCTGTGGATCTCCCACGGGGTGAAGATCTTCCGCGTGGACAATCCCCACACCAAGCCGGTCGAGTTCTGGGCCTGGCTGCTCGCCGAGGTGCGCCGCACCGACCCCGATGTCCTGTTCCTCGCCGAAGCGTTCACGCGCCCCGAAATGATGGGCATGCTCGGCAAGGTGGGCTATCAGCTGTCCTACACCTATTTCACGTGGCGCAACGAGAAGTGGGAGCTGGAGGAATACGTCACCGAACTCAGCACCGAAATGGACACGTTCTATCGGCCGAGTTTCTGGGTGAACACTCCCGATATCAATCCGAAGTTCCTGCAGACCTCCGGCCCGGCGGGCTTCACGATCCGCGCTGTCCTGGCGGCGACGCTCTCCCCGAGCTGGGGCATGTATTCGGGTTACGAGTTGTTCGAGCACGAGCCGCTGAAGGTGGGCGGTGAGGAATATCTCGATTCCGAGAAGTACGCCTTCCGGCCCCGCGACTGGTCCGGCGGCGAACAGGGCAACCTCAACACGCTCATCACGATGCTCAACACGGTCCGACGCGAGCAGCCCGCACTGCAGCAGTTGCGCGATGTGCATTTCCACCACGCCCCCAACGCACAGGTGATGGTCTATTCGAAGCGCGACGGGGATTCACGCGTCATCGTGGTCTGTTCGCTCGATCCCCGAGGGGTGCAGGAGTCGGAGGTCTTCCTCGATCTCGATGAGCTGGGACTCGACGCCGACGCCCTGTTCCTCGTCCGTGATGCGCTGACCGCCCAGACTCACATGTGGGGTGCCCGGAACTTCGTCCGGCTCACGCCGGCCGAACCCGCCCATATCTTCGTCGTCACCCCCGTCTGA
- a CDS encoding arabinosyltransferase domain-containing protein: protein MIDQPTPSAPTRRGWLVVLVLALLAGIGMLAYPLMPVTQHTATYRWDGTGPVALPLSPYRPERITVAADCRTEGVLLSTVRAVDEGMRAGAATITRRERVLALRLRGHQELIVLGDCAALEIDITGDRVTVSQDGLVTDEIPGDHRPAIDSLTSGPGVTGVSAVVVADTQFDSSPTTAKIVLGTVSAALLAAALALAAVVNRPRRALRGEHPRGRSARAWIDHVAVLAAMAFGVIAGGATDDDGFIAQILTTRETSGYIGNYVRWNNTPEAPFGWFYEIYSRWGAVSMEPVWLRLLPALLGVVAWFLLRHGLAPRLLRTLTGPARIALASGFTLLWLVFCNSLRPEIFFALGSGIVLWCVLDALHRCSVLPLLLAAPVAGLTVGAGPVGLMAIIPFVVALPRLWRWLRPTPLRGLAVATTWLAGLGSIVLLMFADQTLASVLSANSARTEFGPIYPFWEDYQRYWKLWWSFAARQWSVYLSVVALAVLAWHLRCRALPGVNRAVAFQVVAGALGLVLVMLLAPTKLPHHFGALLLLGPLAMAAGAHLLGVRPARARGALPATAGLLIGGSVAMVGLAMHNNNTWWKLSTLGLQLDKNPLAVGPIPVWPFVVLVGIGIGWWLVRGARSGRPTVRWALAYALALAVLSASQYANFAQAAVVRGPERYTMASAALAAMGGEPCLLERSLHYEPDPVAGVLPTPDSDPFTAPGPEGLRAWAAAETGPDRLETGWYALPDSVRRGEWPLVIAVSGLDDSHRVTVEYDTGRPRALTATRKTLATSAFSDIRLHPDRSLTRFRIIAESDGPPVAEEETGESVPFAVAQPRVPVTQPLLDLAERESVAVAWNLAFFAPCLDTPRQSHGRVEIADYILSDSQQPGNMSYHSRSGGPFAGVLGLTIPSRVPVYAAFDYTESEMSALDLVRLVPDFGRDLVAVEVGHRLRSGLDRVPAIP, encoded by the coding sequence GTGATCGACCAGCCCACCCCCTCTGCGCCCACGCGGCGGGGGTGGCTCGTCGTGCTGGTCCTCGCCCTGCTGGCCGGGATCGGCATGCTGGCGTACCCGCTGATGCCGGTCACCCAGCACACCGCCACCTATCGCTGGGACGGAACCGGACCGGTCGCCCTGCCGCTGAGCCCCTATCGCCCGGAACGGATCACGGTTGCGGCCGACTGCCGCACCGAGGGGGTCCTGCTGTCGACGGTGCGCGCCGTCGACGAGGGCATGCGCGCGGGCGCGGCGACGATCACACGCCGCGAACGTGTCCTGGCACTCAGGCTCCGCGGCCACCAGGAGCTGATCGTGCTCGGCGACTGCGCCGCCCTTGAGATCGACATCACCGGCGACCGGGTGACGGTCAGCCAGGACGGGCTGGTCACCGACGAGATTCCCGGCGATCACCGCCCGGCGATCGACAGCCTCACCTCGGGCCCCGGGGTGACCGGCGTCAGCGCCGTGGTCGTTGCCGACACCCAATTCGACAGCTCGCCCACGACCGCCAAGATCGTGCTCGGCACCGTGAGCGCGGCCCTGCTGGCCGCGGCCCTCGCGCTGGCGGCTGTCGTGAATCGTCCCCGGCGGGCCCTCCGCGGAGAGCATCCGCGCGGCCGGTCTGCCCGCGCCTGGATCGACCATGTCGCCGTCCTGGCCGCCATGGCGTTCGGCGTGATCGCCGGCGGCGCGACCGACGACGACGGATTCATCGCCCAGATCCTCACCACCCGCGAGACCAGCGGCTACATCGGCAACTACGTGCGCTGGAACAACACGCCCGAGGCGCCGTTCGGCTGGTTCTATGAGATCTATTCCCGCTGGGGTGCGGTGTCGATGGAGCCGGTCTGGCTCCGGCTGCTGCCGGCGCTGCTCGGTGTCGTGGCCTGGTTCCTGCTGCGGCATGGTCTGGCGCCGCGTCTGCTGCGTACGCTCACGGGTCCGGCCCGGATCGCACTCGCCTCCGGCTTCACGCTGCTCTGGCTGGTGTTCTGCAACTCCCTGCGGCCCGAGATCTTCTTCGCCCTCGGTTCGGGCATCGTGCTGTGGTGCGTGCTCGACGCGCTCCACCGTTGCTCGGTCCTGCCGCTCCTGCTTGCGGCGCCGGTCGCCGGTCTCACGGTGGGGGCGGGGCCCGTCGGCCTGATGGCGATCATCCCGTTCGTTGTGGCCCTCCCACGTCTCTGGCGCTGGCTGCGGCCGACCCCGCTGCGCGGCCTCGCGGTGGCGACGACCTGGCTCGCCGGTCTCGGCTCGATCGTTCTCCTCATGTTCGCCGACCAGACCCTGGCGAGCGTCCTCTCCGCCAACAGCGCGCGCACGGAGTTCGGCCCGATCTACCCGTTCTGGGAGGACTATCAGCGCTACTGGAAGCTCTGGTGGTCCTTCGCCGCCCGCCAGTGGAGCGTCTATCTCAGCGTGGTCGCCCTCGCGGTTCTGGCCTGGCACCTGCGCTGCCGCGCGCTCCCCGGCGTGAACCGCGCAGTCGCGTTCCAAGTCGTGGCCGGGGCGCTCGGGCTGGTCCTCGTCATGCTGCTCGCCCCGACCAAGCTCCCGCACCACTTCGGCGCGCTGCTCCTGCTCGGCCCGCTGGCGATGGCGGCGGGCGCGCACCTGCTGGGCGTACGCCCGGCCCGCGCGCGCGGTGCGTTGCCCGCGACGGCCGGTCTGCTCATCGGTGGTTCCGTCGCGATGGTCGGTCTCGCCATGCACAACAACAACACGTGGTGGAAGCTGTCCACCCTCGGCCTGCAACTCGACAAGAACCCGCTCGCCGTCGGGCCGATCCCGGTGTGGCCCTTCGTGGTCCTCGTCGGCATCGGCATCGGCTGGTGGCTCGTCCGCGGCGCCCGATCAGGGCGCCCGACGGTGCGCTGGGCGTTGGCGTACGCCCTCGCGCTGGCCGTCCTGAGCGCCTCGCAGTATGCGAACTTCGCGCAGGCGGCCGTCGTCCGTGGGCCGGAGCGCTACACGATGGCCTCGGCCGCTCTCGCTGCGATGGGTGGGGAGCCGTGTCTGCTCGAACGCTCCCTGCACTACGAGCCGGATCCGGTCGCCGGCGTTCTGCCCACCCCGGACTCCGACCCCTTCACCGCACCCGGCCCGGAGGGGCTGCGCGCCTGGGCGGCCGCAGAAACGGGACCGGACCGCCTCGAGACGGGCTGGTACGCCCTGCCCGACAGCGTTCGACGGGGCGAGTGGCCGCTCGTCATCGCCGTGAGCGGGCTCGACGACAGCCATCGGGTCACCGTCGAATACGACACCGGCAGGCCCCGCGCGCTCACAGCGACCCGCAAGACCCTGGCGACCTCGGCCTTCAGCGACATCCGGCTCCACCCGGATCGCTCCCTGACGCGGTTCCGGATCATCGCCGAGTCGGACGGTCCGCCGGTAGCAGAGGAGGAAACCGGGGAGAGCGTGCCGTTCGCGGTCGCTCAGCCGCGCGTACCCGTCACCCAACCCCTGCTCGACCTGGCCGAGCGTGAGAGCGTGGCCGTCGCGTGGAATCTCGCGTTCTTCGCACCGTGCCTCGACACCCCGCGCCAATCGCACGGCCGCGTGGAAATCGCGGACTACATCCTGTCCGACAGCCAGCAGCCGGGGAACATGTCCTATCACTCCCGCAGCGGAGGTCCGTTCGCGGGCGTGCTGGGACTCACGATCCCCAGCCGCGTGCCTGTCTATGCGGCCTTCGACTACACCGAGTCGGAGATGTCAGCCCTCGACCTGGTCCGGCTCGTCCCCGACTTCGGGCGCGACCTCGTCGCCGTCGAGGTCGGTCACCGGCTCCGCAGCGGGCTCGACCGCGTCCCCGCCATCCCCTGA
- a CDS encoding electron transfer flavoprotein subunit beta/FixA family protein, with protein MKIVTLVKHVPDATGDRDFADDGTVDREAADGLLSELDEYAVEQSLRVAEDGDDVEIIALTLGPDDAADALKKALQMGCSSAVHINDDHVHGSDALATSRILAAAITKLAPDLVVCGMASTDGTMGVVPAMLSERLGWPAATLGVDLKVSGDTVSIRRDGDTASQTIEATLPAIVSVTDQSGEARYPSMKGIMAAKKKKVDEWDLDDLDIDADEVGLDAAHTKVTATAPRPPKEAGRVVVDDNGSGAAALVDFLSAGKYL; from the coding sequence ATGAAGATCGTCACCCTGGTCAAACACGTTCCGGACGCCACCGGCGACCGCGATTTCGCCGATGACGGCACGGTCGACCGGGAGGCCGCCGACGGATTGTTGTCCGAACTCGACGAATACGCCGTTGAACAGTCCCTGCGCGTCGCCGAGGACGGCGACGATGTCGAGATCATCGCCCTGACGCTCGGCCCCGACGACGCCGCCGATGCGCTCAAGAAGGCGCTCCAGATGGGCTGCTCGTCCGCTGTCCACATCAACGATGACCATGTGCACGGTTCGGACGCCCTGGCCACCAGCAGGATCCTCGCTGCGGCGATCACCAAGCTGGCTCCGGACTTGGTCGTCTGCGGCATGGCCTCCACCGACGGCACGATGGGCGTGGTCCCGGCGATGCTGTCCGAGCGGCTCGGCTGGCCGGCCGCCACGCTGGGCGTCGACCTGAAGGTCTCCGGCGACACGGTGTCGATCCGTCGCGACGGCGATACCGCCTCCCAGACCATCGAAGCGACGCTGCCGGCGATCGTCTCCGTGACCGACCAGTCGGGCGAGGCCCGCTATCCCTCGATGAAGGGGATCATGGCGGCCAAGAAGAAGAAGGTCGACGAGTGGGATCTCGATGACCTCGATATCGACGCCGATGAAGTCGGTCTCGATGCCGCCCACACGAAGGTCACCGCGACAGCCCCCCGCCCGCCGAAGGAAGCCGGCCGCGTCGTCGTCGACGACAACGGCTCGGGCGCTGCCGCGCTCGTCGACTTCCTGTCCGCCGGCAAATACCTCTGA
- a CDS encoding electron transfer flavoprotein subunit alpha/FixB family protein: MSNVIVVAEVHDGHVTKPTLELLTLARRLGDPIAVVFGPAADLTGVLGEYGAATVVEVDDPLLGQYLLTPQTEALAQIISAREPAAVLMSATMDNREIAGRLAVRFDAGLITEAVDVTAEGTVQSVFAGNWTVRAEVTKGLPIITVKPNTCAPEAAPVDATVEPAGVSLDAATSGARITASEEKRASGRPELTEAAIVVSGGRGTGGDFSAVEALADELGAAVGASRAAVDAGWYPHSYQVGQTGKVVSPQLYIANGISGAIQHRAGMQTSKAIVAVNKDEEAPIFELVDLGIVGDLHTVLPAVTEGVRKAKS; this comes from the coding sequence ATGTCGAATGTCATTGTTGTTGCAGAGGTCCACGACGGCCACGTCACCAAGCCGACCCTCGAGCTGCTCACGCTGGCCCGTCGCCTCGGTGATCCCATCGCCGTGGTCTTCGGACCGGCCGCCGATCTCACCGGGGTTCTCGGGGAGTACGGCGCTGCCACGGTCGTCGAGGTCGACGATCCGCTGCTGGGTCAATATCTGCTGACCCCGCAGACCGAGGCGCTGGCCCAGATCATCTCGGCCAGGGAACCGGCTGCGGTGTTGATGAGTGCCACCATGGACAACCGCGAGATCGCCGGCCGCCTGGCCGTGCGCTTCGACGCCGGTCTCATCACCGAAGCGGTCGACGTCACGGCCGAGGGCACGGTCCAGTCGGTCTTTGCCGGCAACTGGACCGTGCGTGCCGAGGTCACCAAGGGCCTGCCGATCATCACGGTCAAGCCGAACACGTGTGCCCCCGAGGCCGCCCCGGTCGACGCCACAGTGGAGCCCGCCGGGGTGTCTCTCGACGCGGCCACCTCGGGCGCCCGCATCACGGCCTCGGAGGAGAAGCGCGCGTCCGGTCGCCCCGAGCTGACCGAAGCCGCCATCGTCGTCTCGGGCGGTCGTGGCACCGGTGGGGACTTCTCCGCGGTCGAGGCGCTGGCCGATGAGCTGGGCGCAGCGGTCGGCGCCTCGCGCGCCGCCGTCGATGCGGGCTGGTATCCGCACAGCTATCAGGTCGGCCAGACCGGCAAGGTCGTGTCGCCCCAGCTCTATATCGCCAACGGCATCTCCGGTGCGATCCAGCACCGGGCGGGCATGCAGACCTCCAAGGCGATCGTGGCCGTCAACAAGGACGAGGAAGCTCCGATCTTCGAGCTCGTGGATCTCGGCATCGTGGGTGACCTCCACACGGTCCTGCCGGCCGTCACCGAAGGCGTCCGCAAGGCCAAGAGCTGA